In Primulina huaijiensis isolate GDHJ02 unplaced genomic scaffold, ASM1229523v2 scaffold38877, whole genome shotgun sequence, a single genomic region encodes these proteins:
- the LOC140968967 gene encoding uncharacterized protein isoform X1, with protein MAQDGSGSFGTNDMSQRDSKKGWTKAEDKILEDYLQEHGEGNWGLVPENTGLTRSGKSCRSRWVNFLRPNLKKEAFSVYEERQIAELHRWLGNKWARIAAKLPGRTDSEIKNYWNTRLKRQKRAGLAIFPSEVRQEHQPSNSSPPQSSSSILASFQPPHPYTSSFFNPVGSPTLNDPSPSMLNNSFFNNQLTLFRDNKGGVALSLVGSNRSVSSSCPAPNKGEDCMVMESASMSEHEESEHGVESFEAELSSLLNNYPSNMPLNVPLLEWEDLNPVCTNEEHIHEFK; from the exons ATGGCACAAGATGGATCTGGCAGTTTTGGTACAAATGACATGAGCCAGCGTGACTCAAAGAAAGGGTGGACGAAGGCTGAAGATAAGATCTTGGAGGACTATTTGCAGGAGCATGGTGAAGGGAATTGGGGTCTAGTACCGGAAAATACAGGGTTAACGAGATCTGGAAAGAGTTGTAGAAGTAGATGGGTTAATTTTTTGAGGCCCAATCTCAAGAAAGAAGCATTTTCTGTCTATGAAGAAAGACAAATTGCCGAGCTTCACCGATGGCTTGGCAACAAATGGGCACGCATTGCCGCTAAG CTTCCAGGTAGGACCGATAGTGAGATTAAGAATTATTGGAATACCAGGTTGAAGAGACAAAAGCGTGCAGGTTTAGCAATTTTCCCATCTGAGGTACGCCAAGAACATCAGCCGTCCAATTCCTCACCGCCTCAATCATCTTCGTCTATTTTGGCTTCATTTCAGCCCCCTCATCCATACACCTCGTctttcttcaatccggttgGATCTCCAACCCTAAATGATCCATCACCAAGCATGCTGAATAATTCCTTTTTTAACAACCAGCTGACCCTTTTTCGCGACAACAAGGGTGGTGTGGCCTTGTCGCTGGTTGGTTCAAACAGATCAGTTTCTTCATCTTGTCCAGCGCCAAATAAAGGTGAGGATTGCATGGTGATGGAATCAGCGTCTATGTCTG AACATGAGGAATCGGAGCATGGTGTCGAATCTTTTGAAGCCGAGCTATCAAGCTTGCTCAACAATTACCCGTCAAACATGCCGCTAAATGTGCCCTTACTGGAGTGGGAAGACTTGAATCCTGTTTGCACAAACGAAGAACACATTCAcgaattcaaataa
- the LOC140968913 gene encoding polyubiquitin has protein sequence MKIIIVMKDCEFSLDVAFQEQILEVKGKIQNYLGIPVSSQILSVCDWELIDGLDLSDYPLISEGTKIALFIKHIPPALEPNNNQIKVTVKFSTRKLEVSVDKYDTIKSLKEKIHIVDGTPIKRMTLFFCGLEMDDDFRNLSEYGIQECSVIIVFLKTMTRIMVEPPANILGVIIQTSSCLLNAAKIPVETSDASRVEEVRHMLLERRILPVDEYIFIHKQRIMREDCSLRWHGVENGDYIYVFKGSVTRSGGY, from the coding sequence ATGAAGATCATCATTGTAATGAAAGACTGCGAATTTTCCTTAGATGTAGCATTTCAAGAACAAATTCTTGAAGTAAAAGGCAAGATACAAAACTATCTAGGCATCCCCGTGTCCTCACAAATCCTATCAGTTTGCGACTGGGAACTGATCGACGGCCTCGATTTATCCGATTATCCGCTCATATCCGAAGGTACAAAAATTGCCCTTTTCATCAAACACATCCCGCCTGCCCTAGAGCCCAACAATAACCAAATCAAGGTCACCGTGAAATTCTCCACCCGAAAACTCGAAGTATCAGTCGACAAATATGACACCATAAAGAGCTTAAAGGAAAAGATCCATATAGTTGATGGCACCCCTATAAAGAGGATGACGCTATTCTTTTGTGGATTAGAGATGGACGACGATTTCCGAAATCTAAGCGAATATGGGATTCAAGAATGCTCAGTAATCATCGTGTTTTTAAAAACCATGACTCGAATCATGGTCGAGCCACCAGCAAATATCCTGGGGGTCATCATTCAGACATCGTCTTGCTTGTTGAATGCGGCCAAAATACCCGTTGAGACGAGCGATGCGAGCCGGGTCGAGGAGGTGAGGCACATGTTGTTGGAGAGGAGAATACTTCCGGTCGacgaatatatatttatacacaAACAGAGAATCATGCGTGAAGATTGTAGCCTTCGCTGGCATGGCGTTGAAAATGGTGACTACATTTACGTGTTTAAAGGTAGTGTGACACGGAGTGGTGGATATTGa
- the LOC140968967 gene encoding transcription factor MYB101-like isoform X3 has product MAQDGSGSFGTNDMSQRDSKKGWTKAEDKILEDYLQEHGEGNWGLVPENTGLTRSGKSCRSRWVNFLRPNLKKEAFSVYEERQIAELHRWLGNKWARIAAKLPGRTDSEIKNYWNTRLKRQKRAGLAIFPSELTLFRDNKGGVALSLVGSNRSVSSSCPAPNKGEDCMVMESASMSEHEESEHGVESFEAELSSLLNNYPSNMPLNVPLLEWEDLNPVCTNEEHIHEFK; this is encoded by the exons ATGGCACAAGATGGATCTGGCAGTTTTGGTACAAATGACATGAGCCAGCGTGACTCAAAGAAAGGGTGGACGAAGGCTGAAGATAAGATCTTGGAGGACTATTTGCAGGAGCATGGTGAAGGGAATTGGGGTCTAGTACCGGAAAATACAGGGTTAACGAGATCTGGAAAGAGTTGTAGAAGTAGATGGGTTAATTTTTTGAGGCCCAATCTCAAGAAAGAAGCATTTTCTGTCTATGAAGAAAGACAAATTGCCGAGCTTCACCGATGGCTTGGCAACAAATGGGCACGCATTGCCGCTAAG CTTCCAGGTAGGACCGATAGTGAGATTAAGAATTATTGGAATACCAGGTTGAAGAGACAAAAGCGTGCAGGTTTAGCAATTTTCCCATCTGAG CTGACCCTTTTTCGCGACAACAAGGGTGGTGTGGCCTTGTCGCTGGTTGGTTCAAACAGATCAGTTTCTTCATCTTGTCCAGCGCCAAATAAAGGTGAGGATTGCATGGTGATGGAATCAGCGTCTATGTCTG AACATGAGGAATCGGAGCATGGTGTCGAATCTTTTGAAGCCGAGCTATCAAGCTTGCTCAACAATTACCCGTCAAACATGCCGCTAAATGTGCCCTTACTGGAGTGGGAAGACTTGAATCCTGTTTGCACAAACGAAGAACACATTCAcgaattcaaataa
- the LOC140968967 gene encoding uncharacterized protein isoform X2, whose amino-acid sequence MAQDGSGSFGTNDMSQRDSKKGWTKAEDKILEDYLQEHGEGNWGLVPENTGLTRSGKSCRSRWVNFLRPNLKKEAFSVYEERQIAELHRWLGNKWARIAAKLPGRTDSEIKNYWNTRLKRQKRAGLAIFPSEVRQEHQPSNSSPPQSSSSILASFQPPHPYTSSFFNPVGSPTLNDPSPSMLNNSFFNNQLTLFRDNKGGVALSLVGSNRSVSSSCPAPNKEHEESEHGVESFEAELSSLLNNYPSNMPLNVPLLEWEDLNPVCTNEEHIHEFK is encoded by the exons ATGGCACAAGATGGATCTGGCAGTTTTGGTACAAATGACATGAGCCAGCGTGACTCAAAGAAAGGGTGGACGAAGGCTGAAGATAAGATCTTGGAGGACTATTTGCAGGAGCATGGTGAAGGGAATTGGGGTCTAGTACCGGAAAATACAGGGTTAACGAGATCTGGAAAGAGTTGTAGAAGTAGATGGGTTAATTTTTTGAGGCCCAATCTCAAGAAAGAAGCATTTTCTGTCTATGAAGAAAGACAAATTGCCGAGCTTCACCGATGGCTTGGCAACAAATGGGCACGCATTGCCGCTAAG CTTCCAGGTAGGACCGATAGTGAGATTAAGAATTATTGGAATACCAGGTTGAAGAGACAAAAGCGTGCAGGTTTAGCAATTTTCCCATCTGAGGTACGCCAAGAACATCAGCCGTCCAATTCCTCACCGCCTCAATCATCTTCGTCTATTTTGGCTTCATTTCAGCCCCCTCATCCATACACCTCGTctttcttcaatccggttgGATCTCCAACCCTAAATGATCCATCACCAAGCATGCTGAATAATTCCTTTTTTAACAACCAGCTGACCCTTTTTCGCGACAACAAGGGTGGTGTGGCCTTGTCGCTGGTTGGTTCAAACAGATCAGTTTCTTCATCTTGTCCAGCGCCAAATAAAG AACATGAGGAATCGGAGCATGGTGTCGAATCTTTTGAAGCCGAGCTATCAAGCTTGCTCAACAATTACCCGTCAAACATGCCGCTAAATGTGCCCTTACTGGAGTGGGAAGACTTGAATCCTGTTTGCACAAACGAAGAACACATTCAcgaattcaaataa
- the LOC140968967 gene encoding transcription factor GAMYB-like isoform X4, whose amino-acid sequence MAQDGSGSFGTNDMSQRDSKKGWTKAEDKILEDYLQEHGEGNWGLVPENTGLTRSGKSCRSRWVNFLRPNLKKEAFSVYEERQIAELHRWLGNKWARIAAKLPGRTDSEIKNYWNTRLKRQKRAGLAIFPSELTLFRDNKGGVALSLVGSNRSVSSSCPAPNKEHEESEHGVESFEAELSSLLNNYPSNMPLNVPLLEWEDLNPVCTNEEHIHEFK is encoded by the exons ATGGCACAAGATGGATCTGGCAGTTTTGGTACAAATGACATGAGCCAGCGTGACTCAAAGAAAGGGTGGACGAAGGCTGAAGATAAGATCTTGGAGGACTATTTGCAGGAGCATGGTGAAGGGAATTGGGGTCTAGTACCGGAAAATACAGGGTTAACGAGATCTGGAAAGAGTTGTAGAAGTAGATGGGTTAATTTTTTGAGGCCCAATCTCAAGAAAGAAGCATTTTCTGTCTATGAAGAAAGACAAATTGCCGAGCTTCACCGATGGCTTGGCAACAAATGGGCACGCATTGCCGCTAAG CTTCCAGGTAGGACCGATAGTGAGATTAAGAATTATTGGAATACCAGGTTGAAGAGACAAAAGCGTGCAGGTTTAGCAATTTTCCCATCTGAG CTGACCCTTTTTCGCGACAACAAGGGTGGTGTGGCCTTGTCGCTGGTTGGTTCAAACAGATCAGTTTCTTCATCTTGTCCAGCGCCAAATAAAG AACATGAGGAATCGGAGCATGGTGTCGAATCTTTTGAAGCCGAGCTATCAAGCTTGCTCAACAATTACCCGTCAAACATGCCGCTAAATGTGCCCTTACTGGAGTGGGAAGACTTGAATCCTGTTTGCACAAACGAAGAACACATTCAcgaattcaaataa